GTGAAGCAAGAGATTGCTTCGTTTGTAACAGCAAGAAGAAAAACTCGCAAAGACATGTTTTTTGAATTCTGCTGAAAAACACTCAGTTATGCAGAACTCATAATATATAAAAATCCTCACATCTTCACAGAAGATGAAATATCCCTTTTCTAAAGGGAAAGCAAAAAGGATTTAAGAGAAGGGATTAAGGGATGAGTAAAAAAATCACTTCCCTTCATTATTAGAGATTTCTGAACAAATCCAAAACTTTTTTTCACCTTTGACCTGATCTGTCATATTACATTTTTATTTTGTCCTTATGAAATATTGGAAAAAATGGAGAGAGGATGATAAATGTATAATTCGTATAAAGTTATAGCTAACAGATCAAAGATATTTCTTTATAGTTATTACCGGATGAAACATCAGAAAATTAAATTTCCCATCGAATTAGAAGAGATCATCACTTTTTTGGGTTATGATTTAAAAACTTATGACTTACCTGAAAATATGAATGCGTTTACAGACATGATCAAAAGAAAAGTATGGATAAACTTAAATATCATTCCTTCAGAAAATATGAAAATGTATGGTCGCTACAGATTCACTTTAGCTCATGAAATAGCTCATATTGTTCTGCATGAAAAAGAGTATTTAAAGACTTATCGAAAATATGAAATGAACAGGAATTTAACAGAACTGGAAACATTGGTCAGAAATCCCGATTATGAAAAAGAAGCAGATATCTTTGCCGGAAATTTAATACTTCCCCGAGATTTATTAAAAGAAGAATTCAGGAAAAAATTCGGTTGGCAGAAATTGTATTTCAAGCATAATCTGCTTTTTCCAAAAGGAGCAAACGAACATATCTATAGATTGCAGAAGATTACCGGAGTATCTGAAACTGCTCTTTTTATAGCTTTGAAGGAATCGTTTTTATTAAGGACTTTCCAGCAGGAAAAGAGTTACTGAAACTTATCAAATTTCACAGACAGGCTTACTTTTCATAGAAATGATTCTTGCGGATAAATAATTTCTGCCAGATATAGTCCTTCCGGAGGAGCAGTTGAAATTAATTTATGATTTGGATCTTTATTCTTTAAAAGTGTTTGTATAATTTCCGGATTTGCATTTGTATTAGAAATGTTGATCATTGCTCCCACAATTCGTCTGATCATATTATGCAGAAAACGATTGGAGGTAATTTCTAACACAAGATCGTGTTCTTGTTTCTCTAATGATATTTTATGGATAGTACAATAATTATGCGACAGGTCAGGATTCTGCTTTGAAAAAGAAGTAAAATCATTTCTACCTTTGAAATAGATAAGACAATTCTTTAAAACATCAAATGAAATGTTTTTTCTAGGAAAATAGCTTTTATAAAAACGATTGAAAGGAGTTCTTT
This portion of the Candidatus Cloacimonadota bacterium genome encodes:
- the truA gene encoding tRNA pseudouridine(38-40) synthase TruA; translated protein: RISYDGTNFCGWQSQKNENTIQQTIEKALSEIAKTKIRITGAGRTDSGVHALRQYAHFDFPLEMSAEQILLATSSKLPSDIRVQKVFPVKNDFHARFDAVSRKYIYIITNERTPFNRFYKSYFPRKNISFDVLKNCLIYFKGRNDFTSFSKQNPDLSHNYCTIHKISLEKQEHDLVLEITSNRFLHNMIRRIVGAMINISNTNANPEIIQTLLKNKDPNHKLISTAPPEGLYLAEIIYPQESFL
- a CDS encoding ImmA/IrrE family metallo-endopeptidase, producing MKHQKIKFPIELEEIITFLGYDLKTYDLPENMNAFTDMIKRKVWINLNIIPSENMKMYGRYRFTLAHEIAHIVLHEKEYLKTYRKYEMNRNLTELETLVRNPDYEKEADIFAGNLILPRDLLKEEFRKKFGWQKLYFKHNLLFPKGANEHIYRLQKITGVSETALFIALKESFLLRTFQQEKSY